A single genomic interval of Lacrimispora sphenoides JCM 1415 harbors:
- a CDS encoding DMT family transporter: MTGFIIALISGALMSIQGVFNTGVTKQTSMWVSTGWVQLTAFLTCLILWYFSGRENITGLFDVQPKYLLIGGVLGAFITYTVVRSMGTLGPAKAALIIVISQFIVAYAIELFGLFGVEKVGFEWKKLIGAVVAIIGIMIFN; encoded by the coding sequence ATGACAGGCTTTATTATTGCTCTTATATCCGGAGCGCTTATGAGCATACAGGGAGTTTTTAATACGGGAGTGACAAAGCAGACCAGCATGTGGGTTTCTACAGGCTGGGTACAACTGACTGCATTTTTGACCTGCCTCATTCTGTGGTATTTTTCCGGAAGGGAGAACATTACCGGTCTATTTGACGTACAGCCAAAGTACTTATTGATTGGCGGCGTTTTGGGTGCATTCATTACCTATACCGTAGTAAGGAGTATGGGAACCCTGGGGCCGGCCAAAGCGGCTCTGATTATTGTAATTTCCCAGTTCATTGTTGCCTACGCCATCGAGTTGTTTGGCTTGTTCGGTGTTGAAAAGGTAGGATTTGAATGGAAGAAGCTGATCGGCGCGGTTGTTGCCATTATCGGAATCATGATATTTAATTAA
- the thiT gene encoding energy-coupled thiamine transporter ThiT, protein MSFFLTYSAESEEYLLKPAGYLLVIVLFAAIFFALHLLGRSSSKSQKLQTRQLVYCAGAMALATVTSFIKVASLPFGGSVTLFSMMFICLIGYVYGVKAGITTGVAYGILQFITNPYIFAPIQVLLDYPLAFGALGLSGLFSNKKHGLVAGYIVGVTGRYLFHVISGYIFFASYTPEGIPPLVYTLGYNATYILPELVLTVLILYFPPVLGAIGQVKRQALNG, encoded by the coding sequence ATGTCATTTTTTCTAACTTACTCTGCAGAAAGTGAAGAGTATTTATTAAAGCCGGCAGGATACTTGCTGGTGATCGTTCTATTTGCTGCAATCTTTTTTGCCCTGCATCTTCTTGGCAGATCGTCTTCTAAATCTCAAAAGCTGCAGACCCGCCAGCTGGTTTACTGCGCAGGCGCAATGGCGCTTGCAACGGTAACTTCCTTTATCAAAGTAGCCTCCCTTCCTTTTGGCGGCTCCGTCACTCTGTTTTCCATGATGTTCATCTGCCTCATCGGTTATGTTTACGGTGTAAAGGCCGGGATCACGACCGGTGTAGCCTACGGAATTTTACAGTTTATCACGAACCCCTATATATTCGCTCCGATCCAGGTTCTTCTTGACTATCCCTTGGCATTCGGTGCTTTGGGGCTTTCCGGTCTGTTCAGTAATAAAAAGCACGGCCTTGTAGCCGGATATATTGTGGGAGTTACAGGTCGGTACTTATTCCATGTTATCTCCGGTTATATATTCTTTGCATCCTATACACCGGAGGGCATACCCCCATTGGTTTATACTCTGGGTTATAATGCCACTTATATCCTGCCAGAGTTGGTGTTAACCGTATTAATCCTGTATTTCCCACCAGTACTGGGAGCTATCGGACAGGTGAAGCGGCAGGCATTAAACGGATAA
- a CDS encoding bifunctional 5,10-methylenetetrahydrofolate dehydrogenase/5,10-methenyltetrahydrofolate cyclohydrolase, producing MITLKGAAVSAKIKEQVETLLIDLKGKTPKLAIVRVGERPDDLSYERGALKKMESFGLIGESFAFPQDITDEAFKEEFAKINENPDIDGILLLRPLPKQIKEKDIEHMIDPGKDLDGISPENIARVFAGDDTGFAPCTAEAVVEVLKANDIALTGKRVAIVGRSMVVGRPLSMLMLKENATVTICHTRTEDLKETCKNAQILVAAAGRARMVDASFVGTDAIVVDVGINVDEDGKLCGDVDFDSLEGTASMATPVPGGVGAVTTAVLARHLVLAALKK from the coding sequence GTGATAACCTTAAAGGGTGCAGCCGTATCTGCAAAAATAAAGGAACAGGTAGAAACGCTTTTGATTGATTTAAAGGGAAAAACGCCAAAGCTTGCCATTGTGCGGGTAGGAGAACGGCCGGATGACTTATCCTACGAGCGGGGAGCTTTAAAGAAGATGGAAAGCTTCGGCCTTATAGGGGAAAGCTTTGCATTTCCCCAGGACATCACTGATGAAGCATTTAAAGAAGAATTCGCAAAGATCAATGAGAACCCGGACATCGATGGCATCCTTCTCCTTCGTCCCCTGCCAAAGCAGATAAAGGAAAAGGATATTGAGCATATGATTGACCCGGGAAAAGATTTGGATGGCATATCACCAGAAAATATCGCCAGGGTATTTGCCGGGGACGATACCGGATTTGCACCCTGTACGGCGGAAGCGGTGGTGGAAGTCCTAAAAGCCAATGATATTGCCCTGACAGGAAAAAGAGTAGCCATCGTGGGCAGAAGTATGGTAGTTGGCCGCCCCTTATCCATGCTGATGCTGAAAGAGAACGCTACGGTTACCATCTGCCACACCCGTACGGAAGATTTAAAGGAAACCTGTAAAAATGCTCAGATCCTTGTGGCTGCTGCCGGACGTGCAAGGATGGTGGATGCATCTTTTGTAGGTACGGATGCCATAGTGGTTGATGTGGGAATCAATGTGGACGAAGACGGAAAGCTCTGCGGAGATGTGGATTTTGATTCTTTAGAAGGAACTGCCTCCATGGCAACTCCTGTACCAGGAGGTGTAGGAGCGGTGACAACGGCTGTGCTGGCCAGGCATCTGGTGTTGGCTGCCCTTAAAAAATAA
- a CDS encoding cyclodeaminase/cyclohydrolase family protein, translating into MIQDFTIHTFLEKLSSKSPTPGGGGAAGLGGAMGAALGEMVVNLTLGKKRYADVEEEMQSILEKLEVLKSEFLRLADEDEVVFVPLAAAYGLPSGTEEEKLHKAEILETHLLAATLVPLMVMERSMETLDIMEFLAEKGSRLAVSDVGVGVQFIRSALLGAKMNVSINTKSMKDREKAGQLQVQADHLAEEGIRKADAIYVKVEAALKA; encoded by the coding sequence ATGATACAGGACTTTACAATTCACACATTCCTTGAAAAACTATCCTCAAAAAGCCCAACGCCGGGCGGTGGCGGAGCAGCAGGTCTTGGCGGTGCCATGGGAGCGGCTTTGGGAGAGATGGTGGTAAACTTAACTCTTGGCAAGAAGCGGTATGCCGATGTAGAAGAAGAAATGCAGTCAATCCTTGAAAAGCTGGAAGTTTTAAAAAGCGAATTTTTAAGGCTTGCGGATGAAGACGAAGTTGTATTTGTTCCTTTGGCGGCTGCATACGGCCTTCCCTCCGGCACGGAGGAAGAAAAACTCCATAAGGCGGAAATCTTAGAAACCCACCTTCTTGCAGCCACTCTGGTTCCTCTCATGGTCATGGAGCGTTCCATGGAAACTCTTGATATCATGGAGTTCCTGGCAGAAAAGGGAAGTCGTCTGGCTGTCAGTGACGTAGGCGTGGGAGTTCAGTTTATCCGTTCCGCACTGCTGGGAGCCAAGATGAATGTTTCCATCAATACAAAGTCCATGAAGGATCGGGAAAAGGCCGGACAGCTTCAGGTTCAGGCGGATCACCTGGCAGAAGAAGGAATCAGAAAGGCAGATGCCATCTATGTGAAGGTGGAAGCTGCGTTAAAGGCATAA
- a CDS encoding PucR family transcriptional regulator, protein MKYPPLTLGWFIYETPIDNLEFIGEDEALHKTITGISVLDNPDGVKWIKKNEIVLTTGYIFYNDFEIQKKIIADLHAIDCTAFCIKVKRFFDRIPDSMIEEAAKYGLALVSVPFYHGYTNIINIINENLIEQKILRQQFILSEAEKFHESFFNREGIMKMLERISNYTNSMTMITTTTDFPIYYRIPPKEYGDFSRIHKLQIQPFHSLPEKTPKELVRKRNFYCNDTLLTFHTFLLPDNKHYLCIDITKKEIDTTIMEVLKQIFSVLALELTSIQIQNRAFSQENYYDSFFYMLSDIKNKSIEEIRVICDAYSFPNDLKKVCITLECQSKESKLFRSLYNAANQGLIHLGHKYFLCHNENRIVIFLLYPKQKPNVEAVSLSNQAALQLSDYLKDYQTFFRLGISRCHTTCTSVAKAYEESLQTLHLQTSDRQTTHIHSYTRQFAFHLLNQLTTYEREKIYEDTVSSLAIYDSENKSELLVTLKAYLENSMNLTETAQKLFIHRNTLTARLSTIKKLLCSDITAIEDIFRLYLGICAWELLKNT, encoded by the coding sequence ATGAAATATCCTCCCTTGACCCTTGGATGGTTTATATATGAAACCCCCATAGATAATCTGGAATTCATTGGAGAAGATGAAGCTCTTCATAAAACCATCACCGGCATCAGCGTGCTTGATAATCCTGACGGTGTAAAGTGGATAAAAAAGAATGAAATCGTTCTTACAACGGGTTACATTTTTTATAATGATTTTGAAATCCAGAAAAAAATAATTGCGGACCTCCATGCCATTGACTGTACCGCATTCTGCATTAAAGTGAAACGTTTTTTTGACAGGATTCCCGACTCCATGATCGAAGAGGCCGCCAAGTATGGACTTGCGCTTGTTTCGGTGCCTTTTTATCATGGTTATACAAACATTATAAATATAATAAACGAAAATCTTATTGAGCAGAAAATTTTAAGGCAGCAATTCATCCTCAGCGAGGCGGAAAAATTTCATGAATCCTTTTTTAACAGAGAAGGAATCATGAAAATGCTTGAGCGGATATCTAATTATACCAATTCCATGACAATGATAACCACAACTACTGATTTCCCCATCTATTACCGCATTCCGCCCAAAGAATACGGGGATTTTTCCAGAATTCACAAATTGCAGATCCAGCCGTTCCATTCCCTGCCGGAGAAAACACCAAAAGAGCTCGTCAGAAAACGTAACTTTTACTGCAATGACACACTCCTTACCTTTCATACCTTTCTGCTTCCCGACAACAAGCATTACTTATGTATTGATATCACCAAAAAAGAGATCGACACCACCATCATGGAAGTCCTTAAGCAGATATTCTCCGTACTCGCGCTGGAACTTACCTCCATTCAGATTCAAAACAGAGCCTTTTCCCAGGAAAATTACTATGATTCTTTTTTCTATATGCTTTCGGACATTAAAAATAAATCCATTGAGGAAATACGGGTGATCTGCGATGCCTATTCCTTTCCAAACGACTTAAAAAAGGTATGCATCACCCTGGAATGCCAGTCAAAAGAAAGCAAGCTTTTCCGCAGCCTCTACAATGCCGCAAACCAGGGACTGATCCATTTGGGCCATAAATACTTCTTATGCCACAACGAAAACCGTATTGTTATTTTTCTCCTGTATCCGAAACAAAAACCTAATGTGGAGGCGGTCTCACTGTCCAACCAGGCTGCCCTGCAGCTGTCGGATTATTTAAAGGATTATCAAACCTTTTTCAGACTTGGGATCAGCCGCTGCCATACTACCTGCACTTCCGTCGCAAAGGCATATGAAGAAAGCCTGCAGACATTGCACCTGCAGACCTCCGACCGCCAAACCACCCACATTCATTCTTATACCAGGCAATTTGCTTTTCATCTTCTAAACCAGCTGACCACTTATGAAAGAGAAAAAATATATGAAGATACCGTCAGCAGCCTTGCTATCTATGATTCCGAGAATAAAAGCGAGCTTCTTGTGACCCTTAAGGCATATTTGGAAAACTCTATGAATTTAACTGAAACCGCTCAGAAGCTTTTCATCCACAGGAATACCCTGACCGCCCGGCTATCCACCATCAAAAAGCTTCTGTGCAGCGATATCACTGCCATTGAGGACATCTTCCGTCTGTATTTGGGAATCTGCGCCTGGGAGCTGTTAAAAAACACTTAA
- a CDS encoding DUF1177 domain-containing protein: MLMKQLIEVHDLLDSSYANGKGAMEYLKTIRPDADVEVYTLEGQKGKTDMIKVRIPGAKGKAKGLDAPTIGLLGRLGGLGARPERIGFVSDGDGALIALSLAAKLLDMQNKGDYLDGDVFISTHICPDAPTREHKPVPFMDSPVNMAQVNQEEVTVELDAILSVDTTKGNRIINNRGFAVSPTVKEGYILRVSESILDLMQTTTGKLPYVYALSQQDITPYGNGLYHLNSILQPATATKAPVIGVAITTEAPVAGCATGATHITDCEEAARFMLEVAKAYGRGECSFYDEMEFERIQYLYGTMGHFQTLGTGNECDDDA; encoded by the coding sequence ATGTTGATGAAACAATTGATAGAGGTACATGACCTGCTTGACAGCAGCTATGCAAACGGAAAGGGGGCAATGGAGTATTTAAAAACCATCAGGCCGGATGCTGACGTGGAAGTATATACCTTGGAGGGACAAAAGGGAAAAACCGATATGATTAAGGTAAGGATTCCCGGAGCGAAAGGAAAGGCAAAAGGTTTAGATGCCCCGACCATCGGCCTGCTTGGAAGATTGGGAGGCCTGGGAGCCAGACCGGAGAGAATTGGTTTTGTCTCTGACGGGGATGGGGCCCTTATCGCCTTATCCTTAGCGGCGAAACTGCTGGACATGCAGAACAAGGGGGACTATCTGGATGGCGATGTTTTTATATCCACCCATATCTGCCCGGATGCGCCCACCAGAGAGCACAAGCCGGTTCCGTTTATGGATTCCCCGGTGAATATGGCGCAGGTGAATCAGGAAGAGGTAACAGTGGAGCTGGATGCCATTTTATCCGTAGATACCACAAAGGGAAACAGGATCATCAACAACAGAGGCTTTGCCGTTTCTCCTACTGTAAAGGAAGGATACATATTGCGGGTTTCCGAGAGCATTTTGGATCTGATGCAGACAACAACAGGAAAACTGCCTTATGTATACGCCCTTTCCCAGCAGGATATCACGCCTTATGGAAACGGACTGTATCACTTAAACAGCATTCTTCAGCCAGCAACCGCCACAAAAGCACCCGTGATCGGAGTTGCCATAACAACGGAGGCGCCGGTCGCAGGATGCGCAACCGGTGCAACCCATATCACGGATTGTGAAGAGGCGGCAAGGTTCATGCTGGAGGTTGCTAAGGCTTACGGCAGGGGAGAATGCAGTTTCTATGATGAAATGGAGTTTGAGAGGATCCAGTATTTGTATGGAACCATGGGACATTTTCAAACCCTGGGAACGGGAAACGAATGTGACGACGACGCTTAG
- a CDS encoding M20 family metallopeptidase yields the protein MTKKKLLHYVDEHREELIQLVSELIQIKSENPTGTQRGVIDYVETFLGEAGIEFKETGCNPDYPCIVAGIGSETGFSMIINGHVDVVPAGDLSQWDFDPFSGEITETQILGRGTSDMKAGVAGVLFALSLLKREHVPLNGNIRLHIVSDEESGGQFGTQWLCANGYADHADACLVAEPTSMNTIEIGQKGGLLLTLKAFGKSAHGSLGNFKGENAILKLSRVLPHISMLTEIKGHFTDRQQKPLKDSQMLAEKENNIPGLGRAIDHVTTNVGLIKGGTRHNMVPDYCEAIVDVRLPIGVRKEEIEEVLEQIMEASGAEGVEYELHYKSEANFTDHEAPIVLAFKKNTEELLGREVIPAYQWASSDARDYRLLGIPTIQFGPSNTVGIHSYNETVQIQDVVTAAKTYIGAICDLMEVL from the coding sequence ATGACAAAAAAGAAACTTCTGCACTATGTGGATGAGCATAGGGAAGAATTAATACAGCTTGTATCGGAACTGATTCAGATAAAAAGCGAAAATCCTACGGGCACCCAGAGAGGTGTGATTGATTATGTGGAAACATTTCTTGGGGAAGCAGGGATTGAGTTTAAAGAAACCGGCTGCAATCCGGATTATCCCTGCATTGTAGCAGGGATCGGAAGTGAAACAGGATTTTCCATGATTATAAACGGTCATGTGGATGTGGTGCCGGCCGGTGATTTGAGCCAGTGGGATTTTGATCCCTTTTCCGGTGAGATCACAGAGACCCAGATCTTAGGCAGAGGGACCTCTGATATGAAGGCAGGCGTTGCAGGCGTTTTATTTGCCCTTTCCCTTTTGAAAAGAGAGCATGTTCCGTTAAACGGGAACATCAGGCTCCACATAGTTTCCGATGAGGAAAGCGGAGGGCAGTTCGGAACCCAGTGGCTGTGTGCCAATGGCTATGCGGACCATGCCGATGCCTGTCTGGTGGCGGAGCCAACATCTATGAATACCATTGAGATCGGACAAAAGGGAGGTCTTCTTCTGACCTTGAAGGCCTTTGGGAAATCGGCCCATGGAAGTCTTGGAAATTTTAAGGGAGAGAATGCTATTTTGAAATTATCCAGGGTTCTTCCCCATATCTCCATGCTCACGGAAATAAAGGGCCATTTTACAGACAGGCAGCAAAAGCCATTAAAGGACTCCCAGATGCTGGCGGAGAAAGAAAATAATATTCCCGGACTAGGAAGGGCCATTGATCATGTGACCACAAATGTAGGCCTTATAAAAGGAGGAACCAGGCACAATATGGTTCCTGATTATTGTGAGGCAATTGTTGATGTGCGGCTGCCCATCGGAGTCCGCAAAGAAGAGATTGAAGAGGTATTAGAGCAGATCATGGAGGCCAGCGGAGCAGAGGGGGTGGAGTATGAGCTTCATTATAAGAGCGAAGCCAACTTCACCGACCATGAAGCCCCCATTGTCCTGGCATTTAAGAAAAATACAGAAGAATTATTGGGAAGAGAGGTCATACCTGCCTACCAGTGGGCATCAAGTGATGCCAGGGATTACCGGCTGCTTGGAATCCCCACCATCCAGTTCGGCCCTTCCAATACGGTTGGGATTCATTCCTATAATGAAACGGTCCAGATCCAGGACGTGGTCACGGCTGCCAAAACTTATATAGGTGCTATTTGTGATCTTATGGAGGTTTTGTAA
- a CDS encoding ABC transporter ATP-binding protein — protein sequence MSEKKVILQVKGLSKDFQIKGKNLGSKKAVLHALQEIDLEIHEGEVLGVIGESGCGKSTLGRCLVGLHKPTEGEILFEGKSILGVRAKDKLEMCRNIQMIFQDPYSSLDPRHTAADSVSEPMVVHKTVKGRAAMEQRVLELLKQVGLDVQHMNRYPHEFSGGQRQRLNVARAISINPRMIICDEPVSALDVSIQAQVINLLKKLQKEYNLTYVFISHDLSVVKYVSDRIVIMYLGRIVEICNGGDIYKNPLHPYTQALLSAIPPECPDEEKKRIVLQGEVPSPIGERKGCPLAGRCPQCMERCKNEMPRLKQQGEEGHQVACFLYEKK from the coding sequence ATGAGTGAGAAAAAGGTGATTTTACAAGTGAAAGGATTGTCTAAGGATTTCCAGATAAAAGGAAAGAATCTGGGGAGCAAAAAAGCGGTTCTTCATGCGCTGCAGGAAATCGACTTAGAAATTCATGAGGGAGAGGTGCTTGGTGTCATAGGAGAATCAGGGTGCGGGAAATCCACCCTTGGAAGGTGCCTGGTAGGCTTACATAAACCGACAGAAGGGGAAATCCTGTTTGAAGGAAAAAGCATATTGGGAGTCAGAGCAAAAGATAAGCTGGAAATGTGCAGGAACATTCAAATGATATTCCAGGATCCCTATTCTTCTCTGGATCCCAGGCATACTGCGGCTGATTCTGTTTCCGAACCCATGGTGGTTCATAAAACCGTAAAGGGCAGGGCAGCGATGGAGCAAAGGGTTTTGGAGCTTTTGAAACAGGTAGGGCTGGATGTGCAGCATATGAACCGGTATCCCCATGAGTTTTCAGGCGGGCAGAGGCAGCGTCTGAACGTGGCCCGTGCCATATCCATAAATCCCAGGATGATCATCTGTGATGAGCCGGTATCGGCTCTTGATGTATCCATTCAGGCCCAGGTAATCAATCTTTTAAAGAAGCTTCAAAAGGAATACAATCTTACTTATGTGTTCATATCCCATGATTTAAGCGTTGTAAAATATGTCAGCGACAGAATCGTGATCATGTATCTTGGGCGGATCGTGGAAATCTGCAACGGAGGAGATATCTATAAAAATCCCCTTCATCCGTATACCCAGGCGCTGTTATCGGCGATTCCTCCGGAATGCCCTGATGAGGAAAAAAAGCGGATCGTACTTCAGGGAGAGGTTCCAAGCCCCATTGGAGAACGAAAGGGCTGCCCCCTGGCTGGACGGTGCCCTCAGTGCATGGAACGGTGCAAAAACGAAATGCCGAGGCTGAAACAACAGGGAGAAGAGGGACATCAGGTGGCCTGCTTCCTATACGAAAAAAAGTAA
- a CDS encoding ABC transporter ATP-binding protein, translating into MGEVLLTVNDLKTYFYTASGVSKAVDGVSFHINRGEIMGIVGESGSGKSVASSSIIRLLPARTGKIVSGSIDFDGTDVLKLGKRELLSFRGRDVSMIFQNPMTSLSPVFKVGHQMVEMICAHHKVSRQEAYRMGEEALRKVGIPDAGRRMDSYPYELSGGMCQRVIIAMSLCSNPKLIIADEPTTALDVTVQAQVLELLKDMREKNGMAILLITHNLGVVWQMCDSVMVMYAGKTVEYTSCKELHHNPLHPYTWGLLDSMPKLSSNSGEELATIQGTPPDLRLTGTCCNFSNRCPYAEELCRNQVPDLKELEPGHFVACHRQRKESRLFRGGVKQHE; encoded by the coding sequence GTGGGAGAAGTATTATTAACAGTGAATGACTTAAAAACATATTTTTATACGGCAAGCGGCGTGAGCAAAGCAGTCGATGGAGTGAGCTTTCACATAAACCGGGGAGAAATCATGGGAATTGTGGGAGAGTCAGGGTCAGGAAAAAGCGTTGCCTCCTCCTCGATCATCCGGCTGCTGCCGGCCAGAACCGGAAAAATTGTAAGCGGCAGCATAGACTTTGACGGAACAGATGTATTGAAGCTGGGAAAAAGGGAGCTTTTGTCCTTCCGGGGTCGGGACGTTTCCATGATCTTTCAAAATCCCATGACTTCCCTTTCACCGGTATTTAAGGTAGGCCATCAGATGGTGGAAATGATCTGCGCCCATCACAAGGTCAGCAGGCAGGAGGCTTACCGCATGGGAGAAGAAGCTTTAAGAAAGGTGGGAATACCGGATGCCGGGCGGCGGATGGATTCCTATCCCTATGAATTATCAGGCGGCATGTGCCAGCGGGTAATCATAGCAATGTCCCTGTGCAGCAATCCGAAACTGATCATTGCGGATGAGCCCACGACAGCCCTGGATGTGACGGTTCAGGCACAGGTGCTGGAGCTGTTAAAGGATATGCGGGAGAAAAACGGGATGGCAATCCTGCTGATTACCCATAATCTTGGCGTGGTATGGCAGATGTGTGACAGCGTCATGGTGATGTATGCGGGAAAGACCGTTGAGTATACGTCCTGTAAGGAATTGCATCACAATCCCCTTCATCCTTACACCTGGGGACTGTTGGATTCCATGCCGAAGCTGAGCAGCAATTCCGGGGAAGAGCTGGCAACGATCCAGGGAACCCCGCCGGATTTAAGATTGACGGGAACCTGCTGTAATTTTTCCAACCGTTGCCCATATGCAGAGGAACTGTGCAGAAACCAGGTGCCTGACTTAAAGGAGCTTGAGCCGGGGCATTTCGTTGCCTGTCACAGGCAAAGGAAGGAAAGCCGTCTTTTTCGGGGAGGTGTGAAACAACATGAGTGA
- a CDS encoding M20 family metallopeptidase, translating into MDINRIKKDVEQSIEEKGEDLWGLARYLWENPEYNFNEFKSSRTIWELLENDGFKVEKEICGLNTAFRGEYDSGKPGPHIGFLAEYDAVPGMGHACGHNLMAAMAVGAGFGVKSVIHRLGGKISVFGTPAEEGGGGKVILLEKGAFQGLDAAMILHSANETVVNDISYSKTDLTVEYHGKSAHGATWPEEGNSALDPLLQLFQYIGGQRLRWNGRGTILGVITNGGKVPIHIPDFCQAKFTVRSFDKRFKEQILKEFLEAGQSLGTMTGTRFRYEWDGYTYEDIRNNSQLEKLLLRNLEDLGEKVMPRRKELGIGCTDVGNLTHVIPGLQSYIQVVPGLRGHTKEFEEACGSMSGRRAVLVGAKAMAFTAADLLSSPEAMEKVKQSFAEMKKKYE; encoded by the coding sequence ATGGATATTAACAGGATAAAAAAAGATGTGGAACAGAGCATTGAGGAAAAAGGAGAAGATTTGTGGGGACTTGCCAGATACCTCTGGGAAAATCCTGAATATAATTTTAACGAGTTTAAATCCAGCAGAACCATATGGGAACTTTTGGAGAACGATGGATTTAAAGTGGAAAAAGAAATCTGCGGTCTGAATACGGCCTTTCGCGGGGAATATGACAGCGGAAAGCCCGGACCTCATATCGGCTTTCTGGCAGAATATGATGCGGTTCCCGGAATGGGACATGCCTGCGGTCACAACCTGATGGCAGCAATGGCTGTGGGAGCCGGTTTTGGAGTAAAGTCTGTCATCCACCGTCTTGGAGGGAAGATCTCTGTGTTTGGAACCCCTGCGGAAGAGGGAGGAGGGGGAAAGGTCATTTTGCTGGAGAAAGGAGCATTCCAGGGCCTTGACGCGGCAATGATCCTTCATTCTGCCAATGAAACGGTAGTCAATGATATTTCCTATTCAAAGACAGATCTGACCGTTGAATATCACGGCAAGAGCGCTCACGGAGCCACCTGGCCGGAAGAAGGAAACAGTGCCCTGGATCCCTTGCTTCAGTTATTCCAGTATATTGGCGGACAGCGCCTGCGCTGGAACGGCAGGGGAACGATCCTTGGGGTTATTACAAACGGAGGAAAGGTTCCTATCCATATTCCTGATTTTTGCCAGGCAAAATTTACGGTCAGGTCTTTTGACAAGAGATTTAAAGAACAGATATTGAAGGAATTTCTGGAGGCAGGACAGTCCCTTGGGACTATGACAGGGACCAGGTTCCGGTATGAATGGGATGGATATACCTATGAAGATATCCGCAATAACAGCCAGCTTGAAAAGCTTCTTTTAAGAAACTTAGAAGACCTTGGAGAAAAGGTAATGCCAAGGAGAAAAGAACTTGGAATCGGCTGTACCGATGTGGGGAATCTCACTCATGTCATTCCAGGCCTCCAGTCCTATATCCAGGTGGTTCCCGGCTTAAGGGGCCATACGAAGGAATTTGAGGAGGCCTGCGGAAGTATGTCCGGCAGAAGGGCAGTGTTGGTGGGAGCCAAAGCCATGGCTTTTACTGCGGCGGATCTTCTGTCCTCACCTGAAGCAATGGAAAAGGTAAAGCAAAGCTTTGCGGAAATGAAGAAAAAATATGAGTAA
- a CDS encoding ABC transporter permease, which translates to MAKSLGLDQQSHEEILKKERKSNSAWSKLKRNKTALLGLFAVSVMVALAILAPVITNGKPNEIHPIDAYLKFFEKGHLLGTDEFGRDLFTRICYGARVSLLVAVGATAVGGVTGVILGLIAGYMGGIVDAVLMRIMDGVLAFPFILLSIVLMTVLGSGIINVILAIGIAEIPRFARVVRGQVLIVKKEEYCNAGRVIGISHFRMLTHHILPNTVSEVIVYGTLNIASAIISEAALSFLGLGIELPTASWGSILRSGRNCLNTAPHIAAVSGTFILITVIGFNLLGDGIRDVLDPKMKK; encoded by the coding sequence ATGGCGAAATCACTTGGATTGGATCAGCAGTCCCACGAAGAGATATTAAAAAAAGAAAGAAAATCCAACAGTGCCTGGAGCAAACTAAAGAGAAATAAAACTGCGCTTCTTGGATTGTTTGCTGTCAGCGTTATGGTCGCTCTTGCCATTCTGGCTCCGGTAATTACAAACGGGAAACCAAATGAGATTCATCCCATCGATGCTTATCTGAAATTTTTTGAAAAGGGCCATCTGCTGGGTACCGATGAGTTCGGAAGGGATTTATTTACCAGGATCTGTTACGGCGCCAGAGTATCCTTGCTGGTTGCTGTCGGTGCTACCGCTGTCGGCGGAGTGACCGGAGTGATTCTGGGCCTAATTGCAGGCTATATGGGAGGAATTGTGGATGCCGTCCTGATGAGAATCATGGATGGAGTCCTTGCCTTTCCCTTTATTCTGCTTTCCATTGTTCTTATGACGGTCCTGGGGTCCGGTATTATCAATGTGATCCTTGCCATAGGCATAGCTGAGATTCCACGGTTTGCAAGAGTCGTAAGGGGACAGGTGCTGATCGTAAAAAAGGAAGAATACTGCAATGCCGGAAGGGTGATCGGAATATCTCATTTCCGTATGCTGACACACCATATCCTGCCAAATACTGTTTCAGAGGTTATCGTGTATGGGACTCTTAATATAGCCAGTGCCATTATTTCGGAAGCGGCATTAAGCTTTCTGGGGCTTGGCATTGAACTGCCTACCGCCTCATGGGGAAGTATTCTCCGTTCCGGAAGAAACTGCTTAAATACGGCTCCTCATATTGCAGCCGTATCAGGTACCTTCATATTGATCACTGTGATCGGCTTTAATCTGCTGGGAGACGGAATCCGGGATGTGCTGGATCCAAAAATGAAAAAGTAG